In one window of Mercurialis annua linkage group LG4, ddMerAnnu1.2, whole genome shotgun sequence DNA:
- the LOC126678875 gene encoding RING-H2 finger protein ATL57-like isoform X2, with product MSCSICVQILKSAGKHLATVSICGHVFHQCCLETWMDRCSKFNKYTCPMCNQICERSNVTRLYIPSDSEEEDEQSDDDDDSVDNPDQMANSGDHTVVTTARKRINWMSVLLLVKSAIGIAHSLVQIADLSIQLWRSIKSKRVRKRKIISVGYSFWNCCFPQ from the exons ATGTCGTGCTCTATTTGTGTCCAAATTCTCAAGTCCGCCGGAAAACATCTCGCCACCGTCTCCATTTGCGGCCATGTCTTCCATCAATGCTG CCTTGAAACGTGGATGGACCGCTGCTCAAAATTCAACAAGTACACTTGTCCAATGTGCAATCAAATCTGCGAAAGAAGCAATGTCACTCGCCTTTATATCCCGTCAGACTCAGAGGAAGAGGACGAGCAATCAGATGACGACGATGATTCTGTTGACAACCCAGATCAAATGGCTAATAGTGGAGATCATACTGTGGTAACTACGGCTCGAAAGCGTATCAATTGGATGAGTGTTTTATTGCTTGTCAAG TCTGCCATAGGCATTGCTCATTCGCTGGTTCAGATTGCTGATTTGTCAATTCAATTGTGGAGATCTATCAAATCTAAAAG GGTCCGGAAACGCAAGATTATCAGTGTAGGTTACTCCTTTTGGAACTGCTGTTTTCCACAGTAA
- the LOC126678875 gene encoding uncharacterized protein LOC126678875 isoform X4 yields MDRCSKFNKYTCPMCNQICERSNVTRLYIPSDSEEEDEQSDDDDDSVDNPDQMANSGDHTVVTTARKRINWMSVLLLVKSAIGIAHSLVQIADLSIQLWRSIKSKRVRKRKIISVGYSFWNCCFPQ; encoded by the exons ATGGACCGCTGCTCAAAATTCAACAAGTACACTTGTCCAATGTGCAATCAAATCTGCGAAAGAAGCAATGTCACTCGCCTTTATATCCCGTCAGACTCAGAGGAAGAGGACGAGCAATCAGATGACGACGATGATTCTGTTGACAACCCAGATCAAATGGCTAATAGTGGAGATCATACTGTGGTAACTACGGCTCGAAAGCGTATCAATTGGATGAGTGTTTTATTGCTTGTCAAG TCTGCCATAGGCATTGCTCATTCGCTGGTTCAGATTGCTGATTTGTCAATTCAATTGTGGAGATCTATCAAATCTAAAAG GGTCCGGAAACGCAAGATTATCAGTGTAGGTTACTCCTTTTGGAACTGCTGTTTTCCACAGTAA
- the LOC126678875 gene encoding RING-H2 finger protein ATL57-like isoform X3 — MSCPICYQILKSAGKNLATVSICGHVFHQCCLETWMDRCSKFNKYTCPMCNQICERSNVTRLYIPSDSEEEDEQSDDDDDSVDNPDQMANSGDHTVVTTARKRINWMSVLLLVKSAIGIAHSLVQIADLSIQLWRSIKSKSDDEDD; from the exons ATGTCTTGCCCAATCTGCTACCAGATTCTCAAGTCCGCCGGAAAAAATCTCGCCACCGTCTCCATTTGCGGCCATGTCTTCCATCAATGTTG CCTTGAAACGTGGATGGACCGCTGCTCAAAATTCAACAAGTACACTTGTCCAATGTGCAATCAAATCTGCGAAAGAAGCAATGTCACTCGCCTTTATATCCCGTCAGACTCAGAGGAAGAGGACGAGCAATCAGATGACGACGATGATTCTGTTGACAACCCAGATCAAATGGCTAATAGTGGAGATCATACTGTGGTAACTACGGCTCGAAAGCGTATCAATTGGATGAGTGTTTTATTGCTTGTCAAG TCTGCCATAGGCATTGCTCATTCGCTGGTTCAGATTGCTGATTTGTCAATTCAATTGTGGAGATCTATCAAATCTAAAAG TGATGACGAAgatgattaa
- the LOC126678875 gene encoding RING-H2 finger protein ATL57-like isoform X1, translating into MSCPICYQILKSAGKNLATVSICGHVFHQCCLETWMDRCSKFNKYTCPMCNQICERSNVTRLYIPSDSEEEDEQSDDDDDSVDNPDQMANSGDHTVVTTARKRINWMSVLLLVKSAIGIAHSLVQIADLSIQLWRSIKSKRVRKRKIISVGYSFWNCCFPQ; encoded by the exons ATGTCTTGCCCAATCTGCTACCAGATTCTCAAGTCCGCCGGAAAAAATCTCGCCACCGTCTCCATTTGCGGCCATGTCTTCCATCAATGTTG CCTTGAAACGTGGATGGACCGCTGCTCAAAATTCAACAAGTACACTTGTCCAATGTGCAATCAAATCTGCGAAAGAAGCAATGTCACTCGCCTTTATATCCCGTCAGACTCAGAGGAAGAGGACGAGCAATCAGATGACGACGATGATTCTGTTGACAACCCAGATCAAATGGCTAATAGTGGAGATCATACTGTGGTAACTACGGCTCGAAAGCGTATCAATTGGATGAGTGTTTTATTGCTTGTCAAG TCTGCCATAGGCATTGCTCATTCGCTGGTTCAGATTGCTGATTTGTCAATTCAATTGTGGAGATCTATCAAATCTAAAAG GGTCCGGAAACGCAAGATTATCAGTGTAGGTTACTCCTTTTGGAACTGCTGTTTTCCACAGTAA
- the LOC126678394 gene encoding uncharacterized protein LOC126678394 has translation MGQSLIKFSQGNEENKENEIECAIEEWYNKVFIDTEQWELADFYRAVCQIIEEINKKLKSTQFRTPDAEKLKQVYQIHCKDKGKAVTKEEFQKMLQEVIIKTGFTGFGSKDIFIFLFGVPAAALFLKQRIAPKAVPNDVFIPIVTSATVYFLARLNKI, from the exons ATGGGCCAGTCACTGATTAAATTTTCTCAAG GAAATGAGGAGAACAAGGAAAATGAGATCGAATGTGCAATAGAAGAATGGTATAACAAGGTTTTTATTGATACTGAACAATGGGAATTAGCTGATTTCTACAGAGCAGTTTGTCAAATTATTGA AGAAATTAACAAGAAGCTCAAAAGCACACAGTTTCGGACACCGGATGCTGAGAAACTCAAGCAAGTTTATCAA ATACACTGCAAAGATAAAGGAAAAGCAGTAACCAAAGAAGAGTTTCAGAAAATGCTACAAgaagttataattaaaacaggATTTACAGGTTTTGGATCAAAagacatttttatttttctgtttggAGTTCCTGCAGCTGCCTTGTTTCTCAAGCAAAGGATTGCTCCAAAAGCTGTCCCAAATGATGTCTTTATTCCTATTGTCACCTCTGCCACCGTTTACTTTCTTGCTAGGCTAAACAAAATTTGA